One segment of Dolichospermum sp. DET69 DNA contains the following:
- a CDS encoding type II toxin-antitoxin system VapC family toxin, translating into MKRTYIDSCVLIAAATLDNSDPICQEALKILGSAERYFISSYYVKFEILPHAIRNKRKLEAEFYETFFDSVQEWVEPNQKLLECAYNEIITNNNGLSGIDAIHVAAALLGKADELITAEKKEKPICQVKSIKVITLRK; encoded by the coding sequence GTGAAAAGAACTTATATAGATTCCTGCGTATTAATAGCAGCAGCAACATTAGATAATAGTGATCCAATCTGCCAAGAAGCTTTAAAAATTTTAGGTAGTGCGGAACGCTATTTTATTTCTAGTTATTATGTCAAATTTGAAATATTACCTCATGCTATCAGAAATAAAAGAAAACTAGAAGCAGAGTTTTATGAAACATTTTTTGATAGTGTACAAGAATGGGTAGAACCTAATCAAAAATTATTAGAATGTGCATATAACGAAATTATTACAAATAATAATGGATTGAGTGGAATTGATGCAATTCATGTTGCTGCTGCGTTGCTAGGAAAAGCAGATGAGTTAATTACCGCCGAAAAAAAAGAAAAGCCAATTTGTCAAGTTAAATCAATTAAAGTGATTACATTGAGAAAATAA
- a CDS encoding IS982 family transposase yields the protein MELEQLFCAIDDFCLDFEAKLNSELISSQSQKRKRKSRLCLSEVMTIIVHFHQSSYRNFQDYYQKSILTTYHRYFPSLVSYNRFVELMPDALLPLICYLNSRKGQCSGISFIDSMGIPICHNKRAKRNKVFRGLSGWGKSSVDCYFGFKLHLIINEQGKLLAFQVTPGNVDDRKPVPTLAQNLWGRLFGDKGYISKSLFQELLENDVKLITPFKKNMKNKLVELWEKLMLRKRALIETVNDQLQNISQVVHSRHRSISNFMVNIIAGLIAYTWQDKKPSLKLDKHEVTSLPALLI from the coding sequence ATGGAATTAGAACAATTATTTTGTGCAATAGATGATTTCTGTTTGGATTTTGAAGCAAAATTGAACTCAGAACTAATTTCGAGCCAGTCACAAAAAAGAAAAAGAAAAAGTCGCTTATGTTTAAGTGAAGTCATGACTATTATTGTTCATTTTCACCAATCAAGTTATCGTAATTTTCAGGACTATTATCAAAAAAGCATTTTAACAACCTACCACAGATATTTTCCATCTTTAGTGAGTTATAATCGCTTTGTTGAATTAATGCCTGATGCTTTACTGCCTTTGATTTGCTATCTTAATAGTCGAAAAGGTCAATGTAGTGGCATCTCTTTTATTGACAGCATGGGTATTCCTATTTGTCATAATAAAAGAGCAAAAAGAAATAAAGTTTTCCGTGGCTTATCGGGATGGGGCAAGAGTTCTGTGGATTGCTACTTTGGATTTAAACTTCATTTAATTATTAATGAACAAGGCAAATTATTAGCTTTTCAAGTTACTCCCGGAAATGTTGATGACCGGAAACCAGTTCCTACTTTGGCACAAAATTTATGGGGAAGACTTTTTGGAGATAAAGGATATATTTCTAAAAGTTTATTTCAGGAACTATTGGAAAATGATGTGAAATTAATTACTCCTTTTAAGAAGAATATGAAGAATAAATTAGTTGAATTGTGGGAAAAACTTATGTTAAGAAAAAGAGCTTTAATTGAAACTGTCAATGACCAACTTCAAAATATTTCCCAAGTTGTTCATTCTCGTCATCGCAGTATTTCTAATTTTATGGTTAATATTATTGCTGGTTTAATTGCTTATACTTGGCAAGATAAA